One segment of Pleomorphomonas sp. PLEO DNA contains the following:
- a CDS encoding DNA polymerase IV: MPEAACGFCRDCLSPVPAEGRRCPACGGPRLLRHPDLERLVIAHVDCDAFYASVEKRDDPSLATKPVIIGGGKRGVVSTACYIARISGVRSAMPMFKALQLCPDAVVIRPNMEKYARVGREIRRRMLELTPLVEPLSIDEAFLDLSGTEKLHRASPARVLARFAKEVERDVGITVSVGLAANKFLAKIASDLDKPKGFSVIGQSEAAAFLAPRPVTTIWGVGRAFSERLAADGYRTVGDLQAADPAQLAARYGALGLRITKLSHGEDSRQVVPNSKRKSVGSEVTFFEDIADLGDLRPILREQAERVSFGLKHEDIAGSTVTLKLKTADFKLRTRARRLNDPTQLADRIFATADALLAEEAHGQKYRLLGVSVADLCESRFADPVDLVDQQATRKAAAERAMDEVRQKFGKQALETGLVFGKHHRRKE, encoded by the coding sequence ATGCCCGAAGCGGCATGTGGTTTCTGCAGGGATTGCCTTTCGCCGGTTCCGGCAGAGGGGCGCCGTTGCCCGGCCTGTGGTGGACCGCGCCTTCTCCGCCATCCCGATCTTGAACGTCTTGTCATCGCTCACGTCGACTGCGATGCCTTCTATGCTTCGGTGGAAAAGCGCGACGATCCTTCGCTCGCCACCAAGCCGGTGATCATCGGCGGCGGCAAGCGCGGCGTCGTATCGACGGCGTGCTACATCGCCAGAATCAGCGGCGTGCGCTCGGCCATGCCGATGTTCAAGGCGCTGCAACTCTGCCCCGACGCGGTGGTGATCCGGCCCAACATGGAAAAGTATGCGCGCGTCGGCCGGGAGATCCGGCGGCGGATGCTGGAGTTGACGCCGCTCGTCGAGCCGCTCTCCATCGACGAGGCCTTCCTCGACCTGTCCGGCACCGAAAAGCTGCACCGTGCCAGCCCGGCGCGGGTGCTCGCCCGCTTCGCAAAAGAGGTGGAACGCGATGTCGGCATCACCGTCTCGGTGGGGCTGGCCGCCAACAAGTTTCTCGCCAAGATCGCTTCCGACCTCGACAAGCCCAAAGGCTTTTCGGTAATCGGACAGTCGGAAGCCGCCGCCTTCCTGGCTCCGCGGCCGGTCACAACGATCTGGGGGGTCGGTCGTGCCTTCTCCGAGCGCCTCGCCGCCGATGGCTACCGGACGGTGGGCGACCTGCAGGCAGCCGATCCGGCCCAGCTCGCTGCTCGCTATGGAGCGCTCGGCCTCAGGATTACCAAGCTCTCGCACGGCGAGGACAGCCGGCAGGTCGTCCCCAACTCCAAGCGCAAGAGCGTTGGCTCGGAGGTAACCTTCTTCGAGGATATTGCCGATCTCGGCGATCTCAGGCCGATCCTGCGCGAACAGGCGGAACGCGTCTCCTTCGGACTCAAACACGAGGATATCGCCGGCTCGACAGTGACCTTGAAGCTGAAGACCGCCGACTTCAAGCTGAGAACACGGGCGCGGCGCCTCAATGACCCGACCCAACTCGCCGACCGCATCTTCGCCACCGCCGACGCGCTGCTTGCCGAGGAGGCACACGGCCAGAAATATCGCCTGCTCGGCGTCTCGGTTGCCGATCTCTGCGAAAGTCGCTTCGCCGACCCAGTCGACCTCGTCGACCAGCAGGCGACACGCAAGGCAGCCGCCGAGCGAGCGATGGATGAGGTACGACAGAAGTTCGGCAAACAGGCGCTCGAAACCGGCCTCGTTTTCGGCAAACACCACCGTCGTAAGGAGTGA
- a CDS encoding Lrp/AsnC family transcriptional regulator — protein sequence MDQLDQQLVTLLRHDGRRSVSDLALELGVSRATVRARMERLERNGDILGFTVILRNDAIEIPVRAVMMIEIEGHVLDKVIRQLEGFPEVAAIHTTNGRWDLVVELGAATLTDFDTVLRRIRLLPGITGSDTSLLLTTPRTTRARLSRG from the coding sequence ATGGATCAGCTCGATCAGCAATTGGTGACGCTCCTGCGTCACGACGGCCGCCGGTCGGTGTCCGATCTCGCCCTTGAACTTGGCGTCTCTCGCGCCACGGTCCGTGCCCGCATGGAGCGGCTCGAGCGCAACGGCGACATCCTCGGTTTCACGGTGATCCTGCGCAACGACGCCATCGAGATTCCAGTCCGGGCGGTGATGATGATCGAAATCGAGGGACACGTCCTCGACAAGGTGATCCGCCAACTCGAGGGGTTTCCGGAAGTGGCGGCGATCCACACCACCAATGGCCGCTGGGATCTCGTTGTCGAGCTGGGAGCTGCCACCCTCACCGATTTTGACACCGTGCTGCGCCGAATCCGCCTGCTGCCGGGCATCACCGGGTCCGACACCAGTTTGCTCCTGACGACGCCGCGCACAACGCGCGCCCGCCTGAGCCGGGGCTGA
- the rocF gene encoding arginase — MKVRLLGIPIEDGAGRMGCEMGPSAYRTAGIVEAITELGHEVEDLGNVKRGPLPTVTPPFPHLRRLPEIAAWIDTVTEAAHHAADGAFPVFLGGDHALAAGTVPGIARRAAEEGRPLFVLWLDAHTDFHTLETTQSGNLHGTPVAYFTGMNGFHGCYPSLSHVVPPGNVTMVGIRSVDPAERRAIAGSGVTVHDMRALDEHGVGALVWRFLERVAAANGRLHVSLDVDFLDPSIAPGVGTTAPGGATFREAHLIMEMLHDSGLVSSIDLVELNPFLDERGRTATLMVDLLASLMGRTVMDRPTRSFAA, encoded by the coding sequence ATGAAGGTGCGGCTTCTGGGTATTCCGATCGAGGACGGTGCGGGCCGCATGGGCTGCGAGATGGGGCCGAGCGCCTATCGCACCGCCGGCATCGTCGAAGCGATCACCGAACTCGGCCACGAGGTCGAGGATCTCGGTAACGTCAAGCGTGGCCCGCTGCCCACCGTCACGCCTCCCTTTCCGCATCTTCGACGCCTGCCCGAGATCGCCGCCTGGATCGATACGGTGACTGAAGCCGCCCACCATGCCGCTGACGGTGCCTTCCCGGTATTCCTCGGCGGCGACCACGCGCTCGCGGCCGGCACGGTGCCCGGCATCGCCCGACGCGCGGCTGAGGAGGGGCGCCCCCTGTTTGTGCTATGGCTCGACGCGCACACCGATTTCCATACGCTCGAGACCACGCAGAGCGGCAATCTTCATGGCACGCCGGTCGCTTATTTCACGGGAATGAACGGCTTTCACGGCTGCTACCCATCTCTTTCCCACGTGGTGCCGCCCGGCAACGTCACCATGGTCGGCATCCGTTCGGTCGACCCCGCCGAACGCCGGGCAATCGCCGGTTCCGGGGTTACCGTCCACGATATGCGCGCCCTTGACGAACACGGCGTCGGCGCCTTGGTCTGGCGTTTCCTTGAGCGCGTCGCGGCGGCGAATGGCCGCCTGCACGTCAGCCTCGACGTCGACTTCCTGGACCCATCGATTGCCCCAGGTGTCGGCACCACCGCGCCGGGCGGGGCCACCTTCCGTGAAGCGCATCTCATCATGGAGATGCTGCACGACAGTGGTCTCGTCTCCTCGATCGACCTCGTCGAACTCAATCCGTTCCTCGATGAACGAGGCCGCACCGCCACTCTGATGGTCGACCTTCTCGCCAGCCTGATGGGCCGCACTGTCATGGACCGCCCGACCCGGAGCTTTGCAGCATGA
- a CDS encoding ornithine cyclodeaminase, protein MNAISPLAIVPFVSVDNMMRLVLSIGVERFLVELANYIEEDFCRWPTFDKTPRVASHSADGVIELMPTSDGALYGFKYVNGHPKNMREGKQTVTAFGVLADVGSGYPMLLTEMTLLTALRTGATSAMAARRLAPKGAATMAIIGNGAQSEFQALAFRAILGIANLRLYDIDPTATEKCRRNLTSLGFSIAVCRSGQEAVEGADIITTVTADKQYATILTDNMVGAGVHINAVGGDCPGKTELHRAILERSSIFVEYAPQTRIEGEIQQMPADHPVTEFWEVLNGVVPGRTSASEVTLFDSVGFAIEDFSALRYVRDKLAGTSFYQELDLLADPDEPRDLYGMLRRAGTVAI, encoded by the coding sequence ATGAACGCCATTTCCCCGCTCGCCATCGTACCGTTCGTCTCGGTCGACAACATGATGCGGTTGGTGCTCAGCATCGGCGTCGAGCGCTTCCTCGTCGAGCTCGCGAACTACATCGAGGAAGATTTCTGCCGCTGGCCGACCTTCGACAAAACGCCGCGCGTTGCTTCCCATTCGGCCGATGGTGTCATCGAACTGATGCCGACCTCCGATGGAGCGCTCTACGGCTTCAAGTATGTCAATGGTCACCCCAAGAACATGCGCGAAGGCAAGCAGACGGTGACCGCCTTCGGCGTCCTGGCCGATGTCGGTTCGGGCTATCCCATGCTTCTCACCGAGATGACGCTGCTGACGGCGCTGAGGACTGGAGCCACCTCGGCGATGGCAGCCAGACGCCTTGCGCCGAAAGGCGCGGCAACCATGGCGATCATCGGCAATGGCGCCCAATCGGAGTTCCAGGCGTTGGCCTTCCGGGCCATCCTGGGCATCGCAAACCTGCGTCTTTACGACATAGACCCCACCGCGACGGAAAAGTGCCGACGCAACCTTACTTCTCTCGGCTTCTCGATTGCCGTCTGCCGCTCCGGCCAGGAAGCCGTCGAGGGCGCCGACATCATCACCACCGTCACTGCCGACAAGCAGTATGCCACCATCCTCACCGACAACATGGTCGGCGCCGGTGTGCACATCAACGCGGTTGGCGGCGATTGCCCGGGCAAGACAGAGCTTCACCGCGCCATCCTGGAGCGCTCATCGATCTTCGTGGAATATGCACCGCAGACACGCATCGAAGGCGAGATCCAGCAGATGCCGGCCGATCATCCCGTCACCGAGTTTTGGGAAGTTCTCAACGGCGTCGTGCCGGGACGCACATCCGCCAGTGAGGTGACACTGTTCGATTCCGTCGGTTTCGCCATCGAAGACTTCTCGGCACTGCGCTACGTGCGCGACAAGCTCGCCGGCACATCCTTCTACCAAGAACTCGATCTGCTCGCCGATCCGGACGAGCCGCGTGATCTCTACGGAATGCTGCGGCGCGCAGGAACGGTCGCTATTTGA
- a CDS encoding methyl-accepting chemotaxis protein, translating to MVLNRFKLWKVIGAAVAIFIALTVCLLLSIVYTTLSADAARQSLERQMIAIRTGALLMTKDIAGATVAWSGDAVDHIEVPILPPFPTHELIDNLTRTAGAAATIFAYDATKDDFTRVTTSIKKADGSRAVGTDLGKSSPAYAAIKEGHSFTGKAAILGAPYLTVYTPIKNSAGQVIGILFAGIPEATVATTKNGLVLKISLLGLLLAAGICAGASWLVARLIRPVTQLSALMERISRDDLAQDVPYATYGNEVGSIARAVVILKDSAVTRIVLERDKGVETAERASRQKRVEVLIDNFRTTTRTALGAVNKTVEDLLTTADTLGAGALRTVQDAGAASSASHDATGNVQTVASATEELATSIGEISAQIQRTGTVVADAARGTRDADTKINRLATGATKIGEVVTLIRAIAEQTNLLALNATIEAARAGEAGKGFAVVAAEVKNLAGQTAKATEEIAAQVDNIQNATADAVEAIQTISTTMQEVDRYTGAISIAVEEQGTATGNISRSINAAATGSQQVATNVNAVLETARETETAAQRLDQDSRDVAEEARQLRSTIDAFLGAVIAA from the coding sequence ATGGTACTCAATAGATTCAAGTTGTGGAAGGTCATCGGCGCAGCCGTGGCGATATTTATCGCACTGACCGTGTGTCTGTTGTTGTCCATTGTCTACACCACGCTATCGGCGGACGCCGCGCGTCAGTCGCTGGAAAGGCAGATGATCGCAATTCGGACAGGCGCCCTTTTGATGACGAAGGATATCGCCGGTGCGACGGTCGCATGGTCTGGGGATGCTGTCGACCACATCGAAGTACCGATCCTTCCGCCCTTTCCAACCCATGAACTTATCGACAACCTTACCCGCACGGCGGGCGCCGCCGCGACGATCTTTGCCTATGATGCCACGAAGGACGACTTCACGCGCGTGACGACATCGATCAAGAAGGCGGATGGCAGCCGCGCCGTTGGGACCGACCTTGGCAAGTCATCGCCCGCCTACGCGGCGATCAAGGAGGGGCATAGTTTCACCGGCAAGGCCGCTATCCTCGGCGCGCCGTATCTCACCGTCTATACGCCAATCAAAAATTCCGCCGGTCAGGTCATCGGCATTCTGTTCGCTGGTATTCCCGAGGCTACCGTCGCGACCACCAAGAACGGCCTGGTCCTGAAGATCTCACTGCTCGGTCTATTGTTGGCCGCCGGCATATGCGCCGGTGCATCTTGGCTGGTGGCACGCCTCATCCGGCCCGTGACGCAACTCTCGGCGCTGATGGAACGCATCTCGCGTGACGATCTTGCCCAGGATGTTCCCTACGCCACCTATGGCAACGAGGTTGGCAGCATTGCTCGCGCCGTCGTCATTCTCAAGGACAGCGCCGTAACCCGCATTGTGCTCGAGCGAGACAAGGGCGTCGAAACCGCCGAACGCGCGTCGCGGCAAAAGCGCGTCGAAGTGCTGATCGACAATTTCAGGACGACCACTCGTACCGCGCTCGGAGCGGTGAACAAGACGGTCGAGGACCTGCTGACCACCGCCGACACTCTGGGGGCCGGCGCCTTGCGCACGGTTCAAGACGCGGGAGCCGCCTCGAGCGCTTCGCATGACGCGACCGGCAACGTGCAGACCGTCGCTTCGGCGACCGAAGAACTCGCCACGTCGATCGGCGAGATATCGGCCCAAATACAGCGAACCGGCACCGTCGTGGCCGACGCGGCGCGCGGCACGCGCGATGCCGATACCAAGATCAACCGCCTCGCCACCGGCGCGACCAAGATCGGCGAGGTCGTCACCTTGATCCGTGCGATAGCCGAGCAAACCAACCTCTTGGCGCTCAATGCGACCATCGAAGCGGCACGGGCCGGCGAAGCGGGCAAGGGATTTGCCGTCGTCGCCGCCGAGGTGAAGAATCTAGCCGGCCAGACCGCCAAGGCAACCGAAGAAATCGCTGCCCAGGTCGATAACATTCAGAATGCGACGGCCGACGCCGTGGAGGCGATCCAAACCATCAGCACCACCATGCAGGAGGTCGATCGCTATACCGGGGCCATATCCATAGCCGTCGAGGAGCAAGGCACGGCCACAGGCAACATCAGCCGTTCTATCAACGCGGCCGCGACCGGCTCGCAGCAGGTGGCAACCAATGTCAACGCCGTGCTTGAGACGGCTCGCGAAACCGAGACGGCGGCCCAAAGGCTTGATCAGGATTCACGCGACGTCGCCGAAGAGGCAAGGCAGCTTCGCTCGACCATCGACGCCTTCCTCGGCGCGGTGATCGCCGCCTAA
- a CDS encoding siderophore-interacting protein: MTSDFPVAFRLKARAKLPGPEQCLFHLAEHLREHDGELQEQATAFLVSFPDVRGRMWCEDGLLHVDADSADAETAYFVRSWLDGVFRHLAGTRSVEIDWEENWSAGRLPPSFSILKAEALNMLTPQMMRITLKCPDAARFDRVDALHVQVLVNFTDVAAATGEERPSPIWRRYTVRAVNLTRHTIDIDVFLHGERGPGARWIRHLRVGDLVGVAGPSGGSIGSADHFLIAGDETALPAIARIMGMLPRHCRGDVLIEIEDGAERIPLEMPGGFRLIWLARRGHAASVLEGAVMSAIAGKPSEKTFVWVACEASVASRIRKYVRAAASRNNLDHLIAGYWKA; encoded by the coding sequence ATGACATCGGACTTTCCCGTTGCCTTCCGTCTCAAGGCTCGAGCGAAACTGCCTGGGCCCGAACAGTGTCTGTTCCATCTCGCGGAACATCTGAGAGAGCATGACGGCGAGCTTCAGGAGCAGGCCACTGCCTTTCTTGTGTCGTTCCCGGATGTTCGTGGGCGGATGTGGTGCGAGGATGGTCTGCTTCATGTGGATGCCGATTCCGCCGACGCGGAGACGGCGTATTTTGTCAGGAGCTGGCTCGATGGCGTCTTTCGGCATCTGGCAGGCACTCGATCGGTCGAGATTGACTGGGAGGAAAACTGGAGCGCCGGCCGGCTGCCTCCAAGCTTCTCGATCCTGAAGGCCGAGGCGCTGAATATGCTGACACCGCAGATGATGCGCATCACGCTGAAGTGTCCCGACGCCGCGCGCTTTGATCGCGTAGACGCCTTGCACGTTCAGGTCCTTGTCAACTTCACAGATGTGGCAGCCGCAACGGGCGAAGAGCGGCCATCGCCAATATGGCGTCGTTATACTGTTCGCGCAGTAAATCTCACCAGACATACGATCGATATCGACGTCTTCCTGCATGGCGAACGCGGGCCGGGCGCAAGATGGATTCGCCATCTTCGTGTCGGCGACCTCGTGGGTGTCGCTGGGCCCAGCGGCGGAAGTATCGGCTCGGCCGACCACTTCCTGATTGCCGGCGACGAGACTGCGCTTCCTGCGATCGCCCGGATCATGGGCATGCTGCCGCGACATTGCCGTGGCGACGTATTGATCGAAATTGAGGACGGTGCAGAGAGGATTCCGCTCGAGATGCCCGGCGGGTTCCGCCTGATATGGCTGGCTCGACGCGGACACGCTGCCTCGGTACTGGAAGGTGCTGTCATGAGCGCTATTGCCGGCAAGCCGTCGGAAAAGACATTCGTTTGGGTAGCCTGCGAGGCGAGCGTCGCTTCGCGCATCAGAAAATATGTCAGGGCGGCTGCGTCGCGCAACAACCTCGATCACCTGATCGCTGGCTATTGGAAGGCGTGA
- a CDS encoding TonB-dependent receptor, with translation MIEGRGVRVLLWTSVGLAALSSGAGAQDNQTEQGAQSSATNLEAIVVTGSRAPQQISDTAKTIYVVDSKKIEFEARSGKSLQQILADTVPSFDPASAGARTSYGQNLRGRTALILIDGVSMNSARSLSRQFDSIDPFNIERVEVLSGATSIYGGNATGGIINVITKKGKDAEPGFHVVATGGMGSGFGGGKDLDRNVGAAVTYNGEAWDARFSVSGNKTGAFYGGGGTLLIPDITQTSTAFNQSLDLMGSLGFQIDDNRRLELSGQYFDSKQESEYGLYYGQFFAALANPSLFETRSGYKSDFNPETKRSMFNGTYTDDDFLGQQLLLQGAFRNERLKFNPFPSSSSFTGSYFAGSSQDTDYYSVKAALVAEPMDSLKITYGIDADRDSFTSRQNVFDLLTAAQTGGMDFRTIGVTGLYPAIDVSTVAGFAEASYEATDRLTLSGGLRYQFVNTEVSDFVGAAQQVAILQGRASSAAAIPGGEVNYDAMLVNAGATYELGPDQQVYGNFSQGFELPDPAKYYGVGSYVLSGGGFNLVDSVNVGSSALQAIKTNSMEVGYRFDDSKYNLQAAAFYSFSDKSIQLDRSTLAVDVVNRERRVYGIEGSAGRKFDNGFNAGVLGQWVQTEVEGINGWENDTIGTASVSKLGGYVGWSNDALTLRFSGQHVFSLTDADNFNIDGYTLFDLLGSYTFENTKTTLNFGVQNVFDTQYTTVWGSRAKALYGALADESVFDYKGRGRTFAISLTKTF, from the coding sequence ATGATCGAGGGGCGTGGGGTTCGCGTGTTGCTTTGGACGTCGGTCGGGTTGGCCGCGTTGTCATCGGGGGCCGGTGCACAGGACAATCAGACGGAGCAAGGGGCGCAATCTTCCGCCACGAACCTTGAGGCCATCGTTGTGACCGGTTCACGCGCGCCGCAGCAGATCTCGGATACGGCCAAGACAATCTATGTTGTTGATTCCAAGAAGATCGAGTTCGAAGCCAGATCCGGCAAGAGCCTGCAGCAGATCCTTGCCGACACGGTCCCAAGCTTCGACCCGGCCAGCGCGGGAGCGAGAACGTCCTACGGTCAAAACCTGCGCGGCCGCACCGCGCTGATCCTGATCGACGGCGTTTCGATGAATTCCGCCCGTTCGCTCAGCCGTCAATTCGATTCGATCGATCCGTTCAACATCGAACGCGTCGAGGTCCTGTCCGGGGCGACTTCGATCTATGGCGGCAACGCCACGGGCGGCATCATCAACGTCATCACCAAGAAGGGCAAGGATGCCGAACCGGGTTTCCATGTCGTGGCGACGGGCGGCATGGGCTCCGGCTTTGGCGGCGGCAAAGACCTCGATCGAAATGTCGGAGCGGCCGTCACCTACAACGGAGAAGCATGGGACGCCCGTTTCTCGGTCTCAGGCAACAAGACCGGCGCTTTCTACGGCGGCGGCGGAACGCTTCTGATTCCGGACATCACGCAGACATCGACCGCCTTCAATCAGAGCCTGGACCTGATGGGGTCGCTGGGCTTCCAGATTGACGACAACAGACGCCTGGAGCTTTCGGGCCAGTATTTCGACAGTAAGCAGGAGTCTGAATACGGCCTCTATTACGGTCAGTTCTTCGCCGCGCTCGCGAACCCATCTCTTTTCGAGACGCGGTCGGGCTACAAGTCTGACTTCAACCCCGAGACGAAACGTTCGATGTTCAACGGCACCTACACGGATGACGACTTTCTGGGGCAGCAGCTTCTTTTGCAGGGCGCTTTTCGCAATGAACGGCTGAAATTCAACCCGTTCCCCTCTTCCAGTTCCTTCACGGGATCTTATTTCGCCGGCAGTTCGCAGGATACTGATTATTATAGCGTCAAGGCGGCACTGGTCGCCGAGCCCATGGACAGCCTGAAGATCACCTATGGCATCGATGCGGACCGGGATTCCTTCACATCGCGCCAGAACGTCTTCGACCTGCTGACGGCGGCGCAGACCGGCGGCATGGATTTCCGCACGATCGGTGTGACGGGGCTTTACCCGGCGATCGACGTATCCACGGTCGCAGGCTTCGCGGAAGCCTCCTACGAGGCAACGGACCGGCTGACGCTCAGCGGGGGCCTGCGTTATCAGTTTGTCAACACCGAGGTTTCTGATTTCGTCGGCGCAGCGCAGCAGGTGGCAATCCTGCAGGGCCGCGCGAGCAGCGCGGCAGCGATTCCCGGCGGTGAGGTGAATTACGACGCAATGCTGGTCAATGCCGGTGCGACATATGAACTCGGACCCGATCAGCAAGTCTACGGCAATTTCAGCCAGGGCTTCGAGCTGCCCGATCCTGCGAAATATTACGGCGTCGGTTCCTATGTGCTTTCCGGCGGCGGTTTCAACCTCGTCGACAGCGTGAATGTCGGCTCGTCTGCTCTACAGGCGATCAAGACCAATTCCATGGAGGTTGGCTATCGTTTCGATGACAGCAAGTACAACCTCCAAGCGGCAGCCTTCTATTCCTTCTCCGACAAGTCGATCCAGCTGGACAGGTCGACGCTGGCCGTCGATGTCGTCAACCGCGAGAGGCGGGTCTACGGGATTGAGGGCAGTGCCGGGAGGAAGTTCGACAACGGCTTCAACGCCGGGGTTTTGGGCCAGTGGGTTCAGACCGAGGTCGAGGGCATCAACGGCTGGGAGAACGATACGATCGGAACGGCTAGCGTTTCGAAGCTCGGCGGTTATGTCGGCTGGAGCAATGACGCGCTGACCTTGCGCTTTTCGGGGCAGCATGTCTTCAGCCTGACCGACGCCGACAATTTCAATATCGACGGTTACACGCTGTTCGACCTTCTGGGGAGCTATACGTTCGAAAACACCAAGACGACGCTCAATTTCGGCGTTCAGAACGTATTTGATACCCAATATACGACGGTCTGGGGGTCTCGCGCGAAGGCGCTTTATGGGGCGCTCGCCGACGAGTCGGTCTTCGATTACAAGGGCCGCGGCCGCACCTTCGCCATTTCGTTGACCAAGACCTTCTGA
- a CDS encoding helix-turn-helix transcriptional regulator yields the protein METIRPLKLGAQSLPDSDSRIMCRNILLDMLGEATICVEGGDLSGLTGLYWRYVSLSLATIFLPKAQLTVQARGAMDQSVVILRAMGGPLEIKYRKRKICVRQNDVIFTPADDAMDLELPEGGRLDLAHLPAYSVASKGHILQALMLKPIKADCLPLQLLTNYAGYMLRQTAQSREDADMMVQHFHDLLPVLAQHLGDAPRPIARQTRLDSIKARIEESMANGSYSVSDVAEAEGITPRAVQKFFSREATTFSRYVLERRLAIAKAMMIADGAARPISQVAYLVGFNDLSYFNRTFRSRYGLKPSEWRKLAAGRDDEAGGGQYG from the coding sequence ATGGAAACAATCCGCCCCCTGAAACTGGGCGCTCAATCGCTGCCGGACAGCGACAGCCGGATCATGTGTCGCAACATTCTGCTCGACATGCTGGGAGAGGCGACAATCTGTGTGGAAGGCGGCGACCTTTCGGGTCTCACCGGCCTCTACTGGCGCTATGTTTCGCTCTCTCTGGCGACGATCTTTTTGCCAAAGGCGCAGTTGACCGTCCAGGCTAGGGGCGCAATGGATCAGAGCGTCGTCATCCTGCGCGCCATGGGGGGACCGCTGGAAATCAAGTACCGGAAACGCAAGATATGCGTCAGGCAAAATGACGTCATCTTCACGCCGGCTGACGACGCGATGGATCTTGAACTTCCCGAGGGCGGACGGCTGGACCTTGCGCATCTGCCCGCCTATTCGGTGGCATCCAAGGGCCATATCCTGCAGGCTCTGATGCTGAAACCCATCAAGGCTGATTGCCTGCCCTTGCAGCTCCTGACCAATTATGCCGGCTATATGCTGCGCCAGACCGCTCAGAGCCGAGAGGATGCTGACATGATGGTCCAGCATTTCCACGATCTCCTGCCAGTTCTGGCCCAGCATCTCGGCGACGCGCCGCGGCCGATAGCCCGCCAGACACGCCTGGACTCCATCAAGGCAAGGATCGAGGAAAGCATGGCCAACGGCAGCTATTCAGTCAGCGATGTCGCCGAGGCCGAAGGCATCACGCCGCGCGCCGTACAGAAATTCTTCAGCCGCGAAGCAACGACGTTCTCGCGTTACGTTCTCGAACGACGCCTTGCAATCGCCAAGGCGATGATGATTGCGGACGGTGCGGCCCGACCGATCAGCCAGGTCGCCTATCTCGTCGGCTTCAACGACCTGTCCTACTTCAATCGAACCTTCCGCAGCCGGTATGGTCTAAAGCCATCCGAATGGCGCAAGCTTGCGGCAGGACGAGATGACGAGGCCGGCGGCGGTCAGTATGGCTGA